A portion of the Colias croceus chromosome 25, ilColCroc2.1 genome contains these proteins:
- the LOC123703269 gene encoding serine protease inhibitor-like, which yields MWKVVALASLVAAVPTNPSVDFTPINQFALKLLDNVYAFQESFGQLNVAISPLSVWNIFSLLAEGSSGETFLELMKELRLPNDLRSTQGLHAAAVNLLKSDGRDVTLKGQSAMFADFNYKIHKEFCDSANYYGNAVYFVDSSNTTRLAADINYYVCVATDGRIREAVQPKHLEDLRMILVDALYFKASWTYPFDPTQTKEEAFYNSQGKTIGSVNMMYHKAPHNTGDANSIGAQILEMTYGKNEQFAMMILLPFEGMPLKTLLSNLANQPFGWMTEFRSGGNLPEIDCYIPRFTISAQTDLIPPLQYSGIQRIFDPHKAELPGVSDSALYVSKTIQNVELEVNEEGTVAAASTVVGLEDRILGQRFEANKEFVFLVLDRFSGLILFSGVYAQPQVV from the coding sequence ATGTGGAAGGTCGTGGCGTTAGCAAGCTTAGTCGCTGCCGTGCCAACTAACCCTAGTGTAGACTTCACACCTATCAATCAATTTGCCTTAAAACTCCTGGACAATGTCTACGCGTTTCAAGAGAGTTTCGGTCAATTAAACGTCGCGATATCACCACTATCAGTATGGAACATCTTCTCCTTGCTAGCTGAAGGATCTTCCggtgaaacttttttggagCTGATGAAGGAACTCCGCCTGCCAAATGATTTACGGTCAACGCAAGGACTACACGCAGCTGCAGTTAATCTTCTCAAAAGCGATGGTAGAGACGTTACCCTGAAGGGACAGTCGGCTATGTTCGCtgactttaattataaaattcataagGAATTCTGTGATTCAGCCAATTATTATGGTAATGCAGTGTATTTCGTGGATTCTTCCAATACAACAAGGCTTGCTGCTGACATAAACTATTATGTTTGTGTGGCAACTGACGGAAGGATACGGGAAGCCGTGCAGCCGAAACATCTTGAAGATTTACGGATGATATTGGTAGATGCGCTTTACTTCAAAGCAAGTTGGACATATCCATTCGATCCTACACAAACTAAAGAAGAAGCCTTCTATAACTCACAAGGTAAAACCATCGGATCTGTGAACATGATGTACCACAAAGCACCTCATAACACGGGCGACGCAAATTCAATCGGCGCGCAAATATTAGAAATGACGTACGGAAAGAACGAACAATTCGCGATGATGATACTCCTACCTTTCGAAGGAATGCCGTTGAAGACACTGCTGAGTAACTTGGCCAATCAGCCGTTCGGTTGGATGACGGAATTCAGGAGCGGAGGCAATCTACCAGAAATAGACTGTTATATCCCTCGTTTTACGATATCCGCGCAGACTGATTTAATACCTCCCCTACAGTACAGTGGGATTCAAAGGATTTTTGACCCACATAAGGCTGAATTACCAGGAGTGTCAGATAGTGCGTTGTACGTGTCAAAAACTATACAAAATGTAGAATTAGAAGTTAATGAAGAAGGAACAGTAGCCGCTGCGTCGACTGTAGTTGGCTTAGAAGATAGAATATTAGGACAGCGATTTGAAGCCAATAAAGAATTTGTATTCCTAGTTTTGGATAGGTTCTCCGGCCTTATACTATTTTCGGGCGTTTACGCTCAACCACAAGTTGTATGA